The Bifidobacterium animalis subsp. animalis ATCC 25527 genome has a segment encoding these proteins:
- a CDS encoding inorganic diphosphatase, translating into MAETFNVVVEIPRGSKNKYEVDQASGRVFLDRTLFTAMGYPDDYGYIDGTLGEDGDPLDALVMLTDSVFPGCVVKCRAVGLYHMVDEEGGDDKVLCVPDDVRYDNIKDIDDVSKFHKAEIKHFFEQYKALEPGKEVMPGDYFANAETAEKEIKEAKERLAKSQNEDITL; encoded by the coding sequence ATGGCAGAAACCTTCAATGTCGTCGTGGAGATCCCACGCGGTTCCAAGAACAAGTACGAAGTGGACCAGGCCTCCGGCCGCGTGTTCCTCGACCGCACGCTGTTCACGGCGATGGGTTACCCGGATGACTACGGCTACATCGACGGCACGCTGGGCGAGGACGGCGACCCGCTCGACGCGCTCGTGATGCTCACCGACTCCGTGTTCCCGGGCTGCGTGGTCAAGTGCCGCGCCGTCGGCCTGTACCACATGGTCGACGAAGAGGGCGGCGACGACAAGGTGCTGTGTGTGCCGGACGACGTCCGCTACGACAACATCAAGGACATCGATGACGTCTCCAAGTTCCACAAGGCGGAGATCAAGCACTTCTTCGAGCAGTACAAGGCACTCGAGCCGGGCAAGGAAGTCATGCCGGGAGACTACTTCGCCAACGCCGAGACCGCCGAGAAGGAAATCAAGGAGGCCAAGGAGCGTCTCGCCAAGTCGCAGAATGAAGACATCACGCTCTGA
- a CDS encoding response regulator transcription factor, with translation MTFSTDPTTVLPSLTLLSHRVRVLPMDASSLVRMPENTILLLDARDDLASAKTLCRLLHASGLSTPIVLILTEGGFTVVNGEWGVSDVIVNTASPAEVEGRLRLVTERVTTYSVMPNAPANSGPEDEDGLIRSGDLVVDTNGYTANLRGVPIDLAYKEFELLKYLVQHPGRVFTRAQLLQEVWGYDYYGGTRTVDVHVRRLRAKLGGEYEHLIGTVRNVGYRFDPPEEESANNTAREAAEMGSSTPAEE, from the coding sequence ATGACGTTTTCCACGGATCCAACCACCGTGCTGCCGTCGCTCACCCTGCTCTCCCACCGTGTGCGCGTGCTGCCGATGGACGCTTCGAGCCTGGTGCGCATGCCCGAGAACACGATTCTGCTGCTCGACGCCCGCGACGACCTGGCCTCCGCGAAAACACTGTGCAGACTGCTGCACGCCTCGGGCCTGTCGACGCCGATCGTGCTCATTCTCACCGAGGGGGGCTTCACCGTAGTCAACGGCGAATGGGGGGTGAGCGATGTGATCGTGAACACCGCCTCGCCGGCCGAAGTTGAAGGGCGTCTGCGACTGGTCACCGAACGCGTGACCACGTATAGCGTGATGCCGAATGCGCCGGCGAATTCCGGCCCGGAGGATGAGGACGGCCTCATTCGCTCCGGCGATCTCGTGGTGGATACGAACGGCTATACCGCGAATCTGCGCGGCGTGCCCATCGACTTGGCATATAAGGAATTCGAACTGCTCAAATACCTCGTCCAGCACCCCGGCCGCGTGTTCACGCGAGCGCAGCTGCTGCAGGAGGTGTGGGGCTACGACTACTACGGCGGCACGCGCACTGTCGATGTACATGTGCGGCGACTGCGTGCGAAGCTCGGCGGCGAATACGAGCATCTGATCGGCACCGTGCGCAACGTCGGCTACCGCTTCGACCCGCCTGAAGAGGAATCTGCAAACAACACCGCCCGCGAAGCCGCCGAGATGGGCTCGTCTACCCCAGCAGAGGAATAA
- the nth gene encoding endonuclease III: MAGESRKARITRMHRQYETLCEFIPTVKCQLDFHTPFELLVATILSAQTTDKRVNSITPELFDTYPTAEALADARLEDVESIIRPLGFYHVKAEHIIAVARQIVERFGGEVPQTMEELTSLPGVGRKTANVVLGNAFHVPGFPVDTHVIRVTGRLHWRDDWMKANTTPERIEQEITGCFPESEWTDLSHRLIIFGRNICTSRSPECETCPLLPTCPSAGGFLEIAAERKARATQRARRKPRSRKTPK; this comes from the coding sequence ATGGCCGGTGAAAGCAGGAAAGCGCGCATCACGCGCATGCACAGGCAATATGAGACGCTGTGCGAGTTCATTCCGACGGTGAAGTGCCAGCTGGATTTTCACACGCCCTTCGAACTGCTGGTCGCCACGATTCTGAGTGCGCAGACCACCGACAAGCGCGTCAATTCAATTACACCGGAGCTCTTCGACACCTATCCCACCGCCGAAGCCCTTGCCGACGCCCGCTTGGAGGATGTCGAGAGCATCATTCGCCCGCTTGGCTTCTACCATGTGAAGGCCGAACACATCATTGCCGTGGCACGGCAGATTGTGGAACGGTTCGGCGGCGAAGTGCCGCAGACCATGGAGGAGCTCACGTCGCTGCCCGGCGTGGGCCGCAAAACCGCGAACGTCGTGCTCGGCAACGCATTCCACGTTCCCGGATTTCCCGTAGACACCCATGTGATCCGTGTGACCGGGCGCCTGCATTGGCGTGATGACTGGATGAAGGCGAACACGACACCCGAACGCATCGAGCAGGAGATCACCGGCTGCTTCCCCGAAAGCGAATGGACCGACCTGTCGCACCGGCTCATCATCTTCGGCCGCAACATATGCACGAGTCGCAGCCCCGAATGCGAGACCTGCCCGTTGCTGCCCACCTGCCCGAGCGCCGGCGGGTTCCTCGAGATCGCCGCCGAGCGCAAGGCGCGCGCCACGCAGCGCGCCCGCAGGAAGCCGCGTTCGCGCAAGACCCCGAAGTGA